The Pantoea trifolii nucleotide sequence GCCGTTACCGAACGATAAAAACGACACTTTAGGGTGTCGTTTTTTTTTGCTTAAAGCATGCTGAACTGGGAGCTAGTCTCCAAAATAAAGTCTCACCAAAGTAATCTCTGCAAAAGTCTCTGAACCCATCGCGACACACACTCTTTTCACTGAAGCAAATCCCCCGTCTTCACTGCACACTCTTCCACCAATGAGGGAGAGCACAAATGCATATGAACTGGATTCTTCTGGCAAGATTGATGATTGCTTCGGCGTTACCGTTAGGCCTGTTGCCGCACATACCCACAGCGAGCGTAATACTCACCATGGTTGGATTCGCGGTGTTACTCGGGTTGATGCCAATCACATTGCTGCGTATATCAGGGATTACTCTGTTAATGTTGGCCTGGACATTGAATGAAGCTCGGCTGATGATCAATGCAATTGAGGATCTGACTGCCACATCGATTGAAGCCACAGTACGAATTACCGAAGTGCGTGAACAAAAGCAGCAGCTAACCGTGCAAATCTTGCGAGTCGGCCAGCGTTATCAATTTCCACCTCTCTTTGTGACGCTCAATAGTGCTTCTACTGAGCAACCATTTTGTGCCGGTCAGCGCTGGAAGATGAAACTGCGACTGCGTGCCGTGCACGGCAGACTGAATGAAGGGGAGTTCGATCTGCAACGCTTTGCTTTGTCGAATCACACTCCGCTGCAAGGTCGCATAATCAGTCAGCAGGCGGAATCGCTAACCTGCAACTGGCGTACGCGTTTCATTGATTACCATTTAGCTAAATTTGAGAGTATCCAACAACCCGCAATTATGCAGGCTCTAGCGTTTGGCATACGTGCCAACATGACTGAAAAGCAGCGACAGTTGCTGCGGGAAACTGGCACCGCCCACTTAATGGCCATCTCAGGCATGCACATCGCATTAGCTGCCAGCGTTGGATGGCTATTGGCGCGTGCAATTCAGGTGATTTTCCCCGCTCATTTGATAGGCCATTTGTTTCCACTGCTGATTAGCATCATAACCGCAGCCATCTACACGTGGGTTTCTGGTAGCCATGCACCTGCTCAGCGCGCGATTATCGCGCTCATGCTTTGGACAGGTATTCGTAGCGTTGGTTGGCAACTCAGTGGCTGGCAAGTCTGGACGTTGTGTATTGGCGCATTGCTGGCCCTTGATCCTTTAACCGTTCTGTCAGAAAGCTTTTGGTTGTCAGCACTGGCGGTCGCGATGCTGATTGTCTGGTATCAATGGTTTCCATTGCCGCATCGCTTGCGTGCAAAACGTCGATGGCTGCTATTGCAATTGCTGCATCTGCAGCTCGGCATGATGATCCTCATGGCTCCGCTACAAATCTTCCTGTTTCAGGGAATAAGCCTGAGTGCTGTATTGGCAAATCTTATTGCGGTGCCGGTTGTGTCATTTGTCACGGTGCCGCTGATATTGCTGGCAATGCTCTTGCCTGTGCCGCCGATTTCAGCGGGATTGTGGTATCTGGCGGACCTTTCTATAGACAAAGTATTGCTGGTGCTGCAGTGGTTACCCGCTGGCTGGTGGGCATGGAGTGATACCTTACCCGCGATCGTGCTGCTTTGGGTGGGATTACTTCTTTGGCGCAGCAAGCTGATTTATTACAGCCTGATGCCGTGTTGTAGCCTGGTACTCGCGATTACCCTCTGGCGGAGTTCTACGCAGCGTGATGACTGGCAAATCGACATGATTGATGTGGGGCACGGACTGGCCGTTGCCATCACTCAGGGCAAAGAAGTGGTGCTCTATGACGTTGGACCCGGCTGGAAGCAGGATGATGCCGGTTCACGCGTCATCCTGCCATGGTTGCGGTATCACAGCAGGAGCCTTCATTCTCTGATCTTAAGCCACAAGCATCTTGATCACCGTGGTGGACTACACTCATTGCTCAAAATTAATCCAGCGGTAGTAATCCGTAGTGCCTTAGCGGAAAAGGGTCATCTGCCATGCTTCCGTGGCCAGCAGTGGCATTGGGGCAAATTGCAATTTACCGCCTTGTGGCCGCCGGAGAGTCAGACCCAGGGACAAAATAACGATTCGTGTGTGGTGCGAGTCGATGATGGGCAATTTAGCGTTTTGCTAACAGGTGATATTGAGTTAGAAGCCGAGAGAAAAATTGTCGCGCTGGAAAAAGATGCACTCAACGCGACGATTTTGCAGGTGCCGCACCACGGCAGCAGGACATCGTCAGGCGCGTTACTGTTACGTAATGTTGCTGGAAAAGCAGCATTTGCTTCGGTGGCGCGATATAACACCTGGCGTATGCCGGCACCAGCCGTAGTACAGCGCTATCGTCAGCAAGGCTATATGTGGTACGACACGGCTCAATCGGGGCAGATTCATGTGGGTATCAGACAAGGTCATTGGCAAATTAAGGGCTTAAGAGAGCAAATAAAGCCTCGCTGGTACCATCAGTGGTTTGGCGTCAAACGCGATTCCAGGTAGAATGAGCGGCTATTTCAAACAGCGTGAATAAATAATGCATCAAGATAAAGATCTCTCAACGTGGCAGACATTCCGTCGACTCTGGCCGATGATTGCGCCCCATAAGGCTGGTCTGTATGTGTCAGCGGTGGCGCTGATACTCAATGCGGCAGGCGATACCCTGATGCTCTCTCTGTTGAAACCTTTACTGGATGATGGCTTCGGTAAAGCTGACAGATCCGTAATGCTGTGGATGCCGCTGGTGGTAATCGGCCTGATGCTGGTGCGCGGTGTAACCAGCTATGTCTCCAGTTACTGCATCTCATGGGTTTCCGGCAACGTGGTCATGAACATGCGTCGCCGTCTGTTCGGCCATATGATGGGCATGCCGGTTACCTTCTTCGATCAACAGTCAACGGGTACGCTGCTATCACGCATCACCTACGATTCTGAGCAGGTTGCCTCTTCT carries:
- a CDS encoding DNA internalization-related competence protein ComEC/Rec2; translated protein: MHMNWILLARLMIASALPLGLLPHIPTASVILTMVGFAVLLGLMPITLLRISGITLLMLAWTLNEARLMINAIEDLTATSIEATVRITEVREQKQQLTVQILRVGQRYQFPPLFVTLNSASTEQPFCAGQRWKMKLRLRAVHGRLNEGEFDLQRFALSNHTPLQGRIISQQAESLTCNWRTRFIDYHLAKFESIQQPAIMQALAFGIRANMTEKQRQLLRETGTAHLMAISGMHIALAASVGWLLARAIQVIFPAHLIGHLFPLLISIITAAIYTWVSGSHAPAQRAIIALMLWTGIRSVGWQLSGWQVWTLCIGALLALDPLTVLSESFWLSALAVAMLIVWYQWFPLPHRLRAKRRWLLLQLLHLQLGMMILMAPLQIFLFQGISLSAVLANLIAVPVVSFVTVPLILLAMLLPVPPISAGLWYLADLSIDKVLLVLQWLPAGWWAWSDTLPAIVLLWVGLLLWRSKLIYYSLMPCCSLVLAITLWRSSTQRDDWQIDMIDVGHGLAVAITQGKEVVLYDVGPGWKQDDAGSRVILPWLRYHSRSLHSLILSHKHLDHRGGLHSLLKINPAVVIRSALAEKGHLPCFRGQQWHWGKLQFTALWPPESQTQGQNNDSCVVRVDDGQFSVLLTGDIELEAERKIVALEKDALNATILQVPHHGSRTSSGALLLRNVAGKAAFASVARYNTWRMPAPAVVQRYRQQGYMWYDTAQSGQIHVGIRQGHWQIKGLREQIKPRWYHQWFGVKRDSR